One window of the Lepeophtheirus salmonis chromosome 7, UVic_Lsal_1.4, whole genome shotgun sequence genome contains the following:
- the LOC121121628 gene encoding uncharacterized protein, producing the protein MNSKLSCLILLGCTVASLVEGDDVKKRDIPLNSYGIGSPSNSYSNNNAGSNSFQSNRPNIKILSSNYNAPGTLDGSSNFDYAFESENGIRQQAVGKTKVVGDTEVVVMKGSYEYVGPDGQTYVVEWYADETGYHPSAPHLPKDVPIPYPEIADAVAAQISFAAANPNDYDDGSYNGNTINNIIYDDRPISNYGYNK; encoded by the exons atgaactcaaaa TTATCCTGTCTTATTCTTCTCGGATGTACTGTTGCATCCCTTGTAGAAGGCGATGATGTCAAAAAGAGGGATATCCCTCTAAATTCTTACGGAATTGGATCTCCCAGTAACTCCTACTCAAACAACAATGCTGGATCCAACTCTTTCCAAAGCAATCGACCCAACATCAAGATCTTAAGCAGCAATTACAACGCACCAGGGACTCTAGATGGCTCAAGTAACTTTGACTATGCTTTTGAGTCCGAGAATGGGATTCGTCAACAGGCAGTAGGGAAAACAAAGGTCGTTGGAGACACTGAAGTTGTTGTGATGAAGGGATCTTATGAGTATGTGGGCCCTGATGGACAAACCTATGTTGTGGAGTGGTATGCTGATGAGACTGGCTATCATCCCTCTGCTCCTCATCTCCCTAAGGATGTTCCTATTCCCTATCCTGAGATTGCAGATGCTGTAGCTGCTCAAATATCATTTGCTGCTGCAAATCCCAATGACTACGACGATGGTTCTTACAATGGTAACACtatcaacaatataatatacGATGATCGACCCATTTCCAACTATGgctataacaaataa